In Sulfitobacter sp. M39, the following proteins share a genomic window:
- a CDS encoding TRAP transporter substrate-binding protein, translated as MKNLLIGTAIAALTASFAHAETWKMSADAPDGNYLTQNIRSFADDVARLSDGALEIDVVSNSVLLKRPELKRGVQRGIVPIGEVLISALGNENAVYSADAVPLMATTFDEARALWEASRPIYEEKLEEDGLVLLFAAPWPPQGVYMNKEVTDAASFDGVKFRAYNPSTARLAELLGAVPATIATSEISQAFSTGVINGMITSPSTGVDSQAWDFVSHYYDVQAFLPKNMVIVNKRAYDALSEDVQAALQEAAELAETRGFEMAEVATGEATDTMAENGMNVLPTPDGLATDFEAIAATMRAEWLEEAGEDGQKIVDALN; from the coding sequence ATGAAAAACCTTCTCATCGGAACAGCCATTGCAGCGCTGACAGCCAGCTTTGCCCATGCGGAAACTTGGAAAATGTCGGCTGACGCGCCGGACGGAAACTATCTGACGCAGAACATCCGCTCTTTTGCTGATGATGTAGCCCGTCTGTCGGACGGTGCATTGGAAATCGACGTTGTGTCGAATTCGGTTCTGCTTAAGCGCCCCGAATTGAAGCGCGGTGTTCAGCGCGGGATCGTTCCGATTGGCGAAGTGCTGATCTCGGCGCTTGGCAACGAAAACGCTGTGTATTCGGCAGACGCTGTGCCGTTGATGGCAACAACATTCGACGAGGCCCGCGCCCTGTGGGAGGCGTCGCGCCCCATCTATGAGGAAAAGCTTGAAGAAGATGGGCTGGTTCTGTTGTTCGCCGCGCCTTGGCCGCCCCAAGGTGTTTATATGAACAAGGAAGTGACCGATGCCGCGTCCTTCGATGGTGTCAAATTCCGCGCCTATAACCCTTCGACCGCGCGTCTGGCAGAGCTTTTGGGCGCTGTTCCCGCCACCATCGCAACCTCGGAAATCAGTCAGGCGTTTTCGACGGGTGTCATCAACGGCATGATCACGTCGCCTTCGACCGGCGTAGACAGCCAGGCATGGGATTTTGTGTCGCACTACTATGATGTGCAGGCCTTCCTGCCCAAGAACATGGTGATCGTGAACAAGCGTGCCTATGACGCCCTGTCCGAAGACGTTCAGGCCGCACTGCAAGAGGCCGCCGAGCTGGCTGAAACGCGCGGCTTTGAGATGGCCGAAGTCGCCACTGGCGAAGCAACGGACACGATGGCCGAGAATGGCATGAACGTTCTGCCGACCCCTGATGGGCTGGCGACTGACTTTGAAGCCATCGCCGCCACCATGCGCGCTGAATGGCTGGAGGAGGCCGGCGAAGATGGTCAAAAGATCGTCGACGCGTTGAACTGA
- a CDS encoding DUF4286 family protein encodes MNTIRTTDQAQLFVWSDIDPDHEADFNQWYDREHMEERVRIPGFTGARRYRAVSGSARRYLALYRASSLSDFTSDAYRKAFTKQTQWSVTNFGRMSNTRRRVMNVAQEGGFGWGGALVLIELVPDAIDDGAVADVLAEVMAKDGVLRVHHMIPDIALSTPLPSENTEGRVLAPCIAVDVSSEPIAEATLRQLTEKLGGAVREAETFRLMWALDEHDLPAVQD; translated from the coding sequence ATGAACACTATCCGTACAACCGATCAGGCACAGCTTTTCGTCTGGAGCGATATCGATCCGGATCACGAGGCAGACTTCAATCAGTGGTACGACCGCGAACACATGGAAGAGCGTGTTCGCATTCCAGGTTTTACCGGTGCGCGGCGCTATCGTGCGGTATCAGGATCAGCGCGCCGCTATCTTGCACTTTACCGTGCTAGCAGCCTGTCCGATTTTACGTCGGATGCGTATCGCAAAGCATTCACAAAGCAGACCCAATGGTCGGTCACCAACTTTGGCAGGATGTCGAACACACGGCGCCGCGTGATGAATGTTGCGCAGGAAGGTGGCTTTGGCTGGGGCGGCGCTTTGGTCCTGATCGAACTGGTGCCTGACGCCATAGATGACGGTGCCGTTGCTGATGTGCTGGCCGAAGTAATGGCCAAGGACGGCGTATTGCGCGTGCATCACATGATCCCGGATATCGCTCTTTCGACGCCGCTGCCGTCTGAAAATACCGAAGGCCGCGTTCTGGCCCCTTGCATCGCAGTGGATGTGTCGTCAGAGCCGATCGCCGAAGCCACCTTGCGCCAGCTGACCGAAAAGCTGGGAGGCGCAGTGCGCGAGGCTGAAACCTTCCGTCTGATGTGGGCCTTGGATGAACACGATCTGCCCGCCGTGCAAGACTGA
- a CDS encoding LysR family transcriptional regulator, translating to MNTRFLETFVTVANLGSFRAAAEHLNVSQATVSSRISSLETDLQVDLFDREFHATRITVAGAMILDKAQDMLATERKLRMTLSDPSTAAGRVRLGLVSSVVHTWLCDLIEEVARCYPRLELELTVEPTPNIAAAFERGALDMLLTTDDRHDETCVCADLPPLAMGWFGPEGMRDEKLSLADVVTSPLITFTRNSRPHANVLALFSDRGLRPSIVHCITSMAAIARLTERGLGIATMPLACDLAGPGICELDVDAQLPPLPLYCIWRRSSDVATYKAIADLARACAERHQQPRQTPVKQA from the coding sequence GTGAACACGCGTTTTTTGGAAACCTTTGTCACGGTCGCAAATCTGGGGAGCTTCCGTGCGGCGGCCGAGCATCTTAATGTAAGCCAAGCGACGGTATCCAGCCGGATCTCGTCGCTGGAAACGGATCTGCAGGTCGATTTATTTGACCGTGAATTCCACGCCACGCGGATCACCGTGGCTGGAGCCATGATCCTGGACAAAGCGCAAGATATGCTGGCGACCGAGCGCAAGTTGCGTATGACGTTGTCCGACCCCAGCACCGCGGCGGGCCGTGTGCGCTTGGGGCTAGTCTCGTCGGTGGTACACACTTGGTTGTGCGATCTGATCGAGGAAGTGGCCCGCTGCTATCCGAGGCTAGAGCTTGAACTGACGGTCGAACCTACTCCCAACATTGCCGCGGCGTTTGAACGGGGCGCGTTGGATATGTTGCTGACGACTGATGATCGGCACGATGAAACCTGTGTATGCGCAGATTTGCCTCCCTTGGCGATGGGGTGGTTCGGGCCCGAGGGGATGCGCGATGAGAAGCTGTCGCTTGCGGATGTGGTCACGAGCCCGCTGATCACCTTTACGCGCAACTCGCGCCCCCATGCCAACGTTCTGGCGCTGTTTAGCGATCGTGGTCTGCGGCCGTCGATTGTGCATTGCATCACCTCGATGGCTGCGATTGCGCGCCTGACGGAACGGGGTTTGGGCATCGCGACGATGCCGTTGGCGTGCGATCTGGCAGGGCCGGGCATTTGCGAGCTGGACGTGGATGCGCAATTGCCGCCGCTTCCGTTGTACTGCATTTGGCGACGTAGCTCTGATGTAGCGACCTATAAAGCCATTGCGGATCTGGCGCGTGCGTGTGCAGAGCGCCATCAGCAACCGCGTCAAACCCCTGTAAAACAGGCCTGA